The following proteins are encoded in a genomic region of Streptomyces sp. NBC_01723:
- a CDS encoding aldo/keto reductase, whose amino-acid sequence MGRRRQADEARRIFDRFAEAGGTFPASADGYQFEESEELTGKQISTDRDHFVLATKFPLGATWQPDISKTGNSHKNMVASAEASLKRLDTDYINLLWVHFPTHSDGGAPART is encoded by the coding sequence CTGGGGCGCCGGCGCCAAGCGGACGAGGCACGCCGGATCTTCGACCGATTCGCCGAGGCCGGCGGCACCTTCCCCGCCAGCGCGGACGGCTACCAGTTCGAGGAGTCGGAGGAACTGACCGGAAAGCAGATCTCCACCGACCGCGACCACTTCGTCCTGGCCACCAAGTTCCCCCTCGGCGCCACCTGGCAGCCGGACATCTCCAAGACCGGCAACAGCCACAAGAACATGGTCGCCTCGGCGGAGGCCAGCCTGAAACGCCTGGACACCGACTACATCAACCTGCTCTGGGTGCACTTCCCGACGCACTCCGACGGAGGAGCTCCTGCGCGGACGTGA
- a CDS encoding SDR family oxidoreductase, translating to MELKNAVAVVTGANRGLGRYLAAQLVEHGAKVYAAARRPESVDLPGVTPLRLDVTDQESIREAARITYDATLLINNAGISTGATLIGGDLDEVRREMETNFFGPLAATRAFAPVIEGNGGGAVLNVLSALSWFHPAGLGSYAASKAAAWALSDATREELAPRGITVSALHVGYMDTDMAADVPADQKVAAADVAAQALHGIETGLPEILADGTSRYVKQNLSAAHQPNAG from the coding sequence ATGGAACTGAAGAACGCGGTCGCGGTCGTCACCGGCGCAAACCGGGGGCTCGGGCGATACCTGGCAGCCCAGCTCGTCGAGCACGGCGCGAAGGTCTACGCGGCGGCCCGGCGTCCCGAGTCGGTCGACCTGCCGGGCGTCACCCCGCTGCGCCTCGACGTGACGGATCAGGAGTCGATACGGGAGGCCGCCCGCATCACCTACGACGCGACGCTGCTGATCAACAACGCGGGCATCTCCACCGGCGCGACGCTGATCGGCGGCGACCTGGACGAGGTACGTCGCGAGATGGAGACGAACTTCTTCGGCCCGCTCGCCGCGACCCGGGCCTTCGCCCCCGTCATCGAGGGCAACGGCGGCGGCGCCGTACTCAACGTCCTGTCCGCCCTGTCCTGGTTCCACCCGGCCGGCCTCGGCTCCTACGCGGCCTCCAAGGCCGCAGCCTGGGCGCTGAGCGACGCGACCCGTGAGGAACTGGCGCCGCGCGGCATCACCGTCTCGGCGCTGCACGTCGGCTACATGGACACCGACATGGCCGCCGACGTACCCGCCGACCAGAAAGTCGCCGCCGCCGACGTCGCGGCCCAGGCCCTGCATGGCATCGAGACCGGCCTGCCCGAGATCCTCGCCGACGGAACCAGCCGATACGTCAAGCAGAACCTGTCCGCGGCACACCAGCCGAACGCAGGCTGA
- a CDS encoding TetR/AcrR family transcriptional regulator, protein MGRVSQAQAEENRRRVVDTASRLFREQGTQVSVADLMKAAGLTHGAFYKQFASKEALVGEATAHAFAELARRYAGGLERYEERRDAAQRVLIDTYLSVEHRDGPADGCPVAALASDIAREGGGREARRVYTEGVADFADFLATDDQDGIVRLCTLFGALVLSRATNGSPLSEEILAAAHATLTEAG, encoded by the coding sequence ATGGGCCGCGTATCGCAGGCGCAGGCGGAGGAAAATCGCAGGCGGGTGGTGGACACCGCATCCCGGCTGTTCCGGGAGCAGGGCACGCAGGTCAGCGTCGCCGACCTGATGAAGGCGGCCGGCCTCACCCACGGCGCCTTCTACAAGCAGTTCGCGTCCAAGGAGGCGCTCGTCGGCGAGGCCACCGCCCATGCGTTCGCCGAGCTCGCCCGGCGCTACGCCGGGGGACTCGAGCGGTACGAAGAGCGGCGCGACGCCGCCCAGCGGGTGCTGATCGACACCTACCTCTCCGTCGAGCATCGCGACGGCCCGGCGGACGGCTGTCCGGTCGCAGCCCTCGCCTCCGACATCGCGCGCGAGGGCGGGGGGCGTGAGGCCCGTCGCGTCTACACCGAGGGGGTGGCCGACTTCGCCGATTTCCTCGCCACCGACGACCAGGACGGCATCGTCCGCCTCTGCACCCTGTTCGGTGCGCTGGTCCTGTCCCGGGCCACCAACGGCTCTCCGCTCTCCGAAGAGATCCTCGCCGCCGCGCACGCAACCTTGACCGAAGCAGGCTGA
- a CDS encoding replication-relaxation family protein → MHADAGRGDRPALAVVTQYRTGTTEQIHVLITPRMRIKQTRRQLPKPCKKRPVDRVTLPQAGRTRCWFLTQYGAQIASERPELRGWRPSRTVSDPTAARLRIGHALTVTDTGLAFVQDACRRRDACQPSVPPVGLDSRSPPPPRRG, encoded by the coding sequence GTGCACGCGGACGCGGGCCGTGGGGACCGGCCGGCGCTGGCCGTTGTAACGCAGTACCGGACGGGGACGACAGAGCAGATACATGTACTGATCACGCCCAGAATGCGGATCAAGCAGACCCGGCGGCAGCTGCCCAAACCGTGCAAGAAAAGGCCGGTGGACCGGGTGACGCTGCCGCAAGCCGGCCGGACCCGCTGCTGGTTCCTCACCCAGTACGGGGCGCAGATCGCCTCCGAGCGGCCGGAGCTGCGGGGCTGGCGGCCGTCGCGGACCGTATCCGACCCGACCGCCGCGAGGCTACGGATCGGGCACGCGCTGACGGTGACGGACACCGGGCTGGCGTTCGTCCAGGACGCCTGCCGGCGTAGGGACGCGTGCCAGCCTTCGGTGCCACCAGTTGGACTGGATTCCCGAAGTCCACCACCCCCTCGGCGGGGGTGA
- a CDS encoding ScbA/BarX family gamma-butyrolactone biosynthesis protein, protein MTASTFDTVRPPAAQPAPPTAPPHPPHLPHLPHLPHLPAVPGHGPWTSTVPSELVHRAAVAEVMLTDWQRLTETRYTMRAQWPRGHSFFTPLNGNHDPLIAAETIRQAGALLAHAEFGVPLGHHFLLEELTLTVEPGQLHVGHAPADLDLHITCTDITRHGRRLAALRYETTLQRHGQPAGHGQISFSVVTPAVYRRLRPPHVFTPHHTPIPLTTPTAPHTVGRHSPADVVLTPTPHPHQWQLRTDTRHPILFDHHVDHIPGMLLLEAARQAATALLGQPTTQPHHLTTHFTKYAELDQPCLINAHPHPHQPHTIHITGHQNNQPIFTTTLTTTPPTTPTTPTRPTAASANSE, encoded by the coding sequence ATGACCGCGAGCACGTTCGACACCGTCAGACCGCCGGCCGCACAGCCGGCACCACCCACAGCCCCGCCACACCCGCCGCACCTGCCGCACCTGCCGCACCTGCCGCACCTGCCGGCCGTCCCGGGCCACGGACCCTGGACCTCCACCGTCCCCAGCGAACTGGTCCACCGGGCAGCCGTCGCCGAGGTGATGCTCACCGACTGGCAACGCCTGACCGAGACCCGCTACACCATGCGCGCACAATGGCCGCGCGGCCACAGCTTCTTCACCCCCCTCAACGGAAACCACGACCCCCTCATCGCCGCTGAAACGATCCGCCAGGCCGGAGCCCTGCTCGCACACGCCGAGTTCGGCGTCCCCCTCGGACACCACTTCCTGCTGGAAGAACTCACCCTCACCGTCGAACCCGGCCAGCTGCACGTGGGCCACGCACCGGCCGACCTCGACCTCCACATCACCTGCACCGACATCACCCGACACGGCCGACGCCTGGCCGCCCTGCGCTACGAGACCACCCTCCAGCGCCACGGACAGCCCGCCGGACACGGCCAGATCTCCTTCAGCGTCGTCACCCCCGCCGTATACCGGCGACTACGCCCCCCACACGTCTTCACCCCCCACCACACCCCCATCCCCCTCACCACCCCCACCGCCCCCCACACCGTCGGACGCCACTCCCCCGCCGACGTCGTCCTCACCCCCACCCCCCACCCCCACCAATGGCAACTACGCACCGACACCCGCCACCCCATCCTCTTCGACCACCACGTCGACCACATCCCCGGCATGCTCCTGCTCGAAGCCGCCCGCCAAGCCGCCACCGCCCTCCTCGGCCAACCCACCACCCAACCCCACCACCTCACCACCCACTTCACCAAATACGCCGAACTCGACCAACCCTGCCTCATCAACGCCCACCCCCACCCCCACCAACCCCACACCATCCACATCACCGGCCACCAAAACAACCAACCCATCTTCACCACCACCCTCACCACCACCCCACCCACCACACCCACCACGCCCACCAGGCCCACAGCCGCATCGGCAAACAGCGAATAG
- a CDS encoding acyl-CoA carboxylase epsilon subunit, with amino-acid sequence MGESGARAPVLRIERGRAGEQELAALTAVLCAVLARRARAAHRVPAAGQEPPGAASWRPESPRAAHRPPHCWQ; translated from the coding sequence ATGGGTGAATCCGGTGCCCGGGCCCCGGTGTTGCGTATCGAGCGCGGCCGGGCCGGCGAGCAGGAACTGGCCGCGCTGACGGCGGTGCTGTGTGCGGTACTGGCCCGGCGGGCGCGGGCCGCACACCGCGTGCCGGCCGCGGGGCAGGAGCCGCCCGGCGCGGCGTCCTGGCGCCCGGAGAGCCCCCGGGCGGCCCACCGCCCGCCCCACTGCTGGCAGTAA
- a CDS encoding acyl-CoA carboxylase subunit beta: MTVLNDVSQVAAGPAGGRGCVAELHGIRARALAGPGDQATAAQRARGKLTARERIGLLLDAGSFCEVEQLRRHRASGFGLEGKRPYTDGVVTGWGTVEGRTVFVYAHDFRIFGGALGEAHAAKIHKIMDMAVAAGAPLVSLNDGAGARIQEGVSALAGYGGIFQRNTRASGVIPQISVMLGPCAGGAAYSPALTDFVFMVRDTSQMFITGPDVVRAVTGEEITHNALGGADVHAETSGVCHFAYDDEETCLAEVRYLLSLLPQNNRAHPPRAECTDPPGRRCERLAALVPADGSRPYDMADVIGEIVDDGEYLQVHERWARNIICALARLDGQVVGVVASQPQALAGVLDIEASEKAARFVQMCDAFNIAVLTLVDVPGFLPGVGQEHGGIIRHGAKLLYAYCNATVPRISLVLRKAYGGAYIVMDSQSIGADLTYAWPANEIAVMGAEGAAGVIFRRQIAAAEDPAAVRARMVKEYKAELMHPYYAAERGLVDDVIDPAETREVLIASLAMLRTKHADPPSRKHGNPPQ, encoded by the coding sequence GTGACAGTCCTCAATGACGTTTCTCAGGTGGCCGCGGGGCCGGCGGGCGGGCGGGGGTGTGTCGCCGAGCTGCACGGGATCCGTGCGCGGGCGCTGGCCGGGCCGGGTGATCAGGCGACGGCGGCGCAGCGTGCGCGGGGGAAGCTGACGGCCCGTGAGCGGATCGGGCTGCTCCTGGATGCGGGTTCTTTTTGTGAGGTGGAGCAGTTGCGCCGGCACCGGGCGTCGGGGTTCGGTCTGGAGGGCAAGAGGCCCTATACCGACGGGGTGGTGACCGGGTGGGGCACGGTTGAGGGCCGGACGGTCTTCGTCTACGCGCATGATTTCCGTATCTTCGGCGGTGCGCTGGGGGAGGCGCACGCCGCGAAGATCCACAAGATCATGGACATGGCGGTTGCGGCGGGTGCCCCGCTGGTCTCCCTCAACGACGGTGCCGGGGCCCGTATCCAGGAGGGCGTGTCCGCGCTTGCGGGGTACGGCGGGATCTTCCAGCGCAACACGCGGGCGTCCGGGGTGATCCCGCAGATCAGTGTGATGCTCGGCCCGTGTGCGGGCGGCGCGGCCTACAGCCCGGCGCTGACCGATTTCGTGTTCATGGTCCGGGACACCTCGCAGATGTTCATCACCGGCCCGGACGTGGTCAGGGCCGTCACCGGTGAGGAGATCACGCACAACGCGCTGGGCGGTGCGGACGTGCACGCCGAGACGAGCGGCGTGTGTCATTTCGCCTACGACGACGAGGAGACCTGTCTGGCCGAGGTCCGCTACCTGCTGTCCCTGCTGCCGCAGAACAACCGGGCTCATCCGCCGCGCGCGGAGTGCACCGATCCGCCCGGCCGGCGCTGCGAGCGCCTGGCCGCCCTGGTTCCCGCGGACGGCAGCCGCCCCTACGACATGGCGGATGTGATCGGGGAGATCGTCGACGACGGGGAGTACCTTCAGGTCCACGAGCGCTGGGCCCGCAACATCATCTGCGCGCTGGCCCGCCTGGACGGCCAGGTCGTGGGCGTCGTCGCCAGCCAGCCGCAGGCCCTGGCGGGCGTCCTGGACATCGAGGCCTCCGAGAAGGCCGCCCGCTTCGTGCAGATGTGCGACGCCTTCAACATCGCGGTCCTCACCCTGGTGGACGTCCCCGGTTTCCTGCCCGGCGTCGGCCAGGAGCACGGCGGCATCATCCGCCACGGCGCCAAACTCCTGTACGCGTACTGCAACGCGACCGTGCCCCGCATCTCACTGGTCCTGCGCAAGGCCTACGGCGGCGCCTACATCGTCATGGACTCCCAGTCCATCGGCGCCGACCTCACCTACGCCTGGCCGGCCAACGAGATCGCCGTCATGGGCGCCGAGGGCGCCGCCGGCGTCATCTTCCGCCGCCAGATCGCCGCCGCCGAGGACCCCGCCGCCGTGCGGGCCCGCATGGTCAAGGAGTACAAGGCCGAGCTGATGCACCCCTACTACGCGGCCGAGCGCGGCCTGGTCGACGACGTCATCGACCCCGCCGAGACCCGCGAGGTGCTCATCGCCTCCCTGGCGATGCTGCGCACCAAACACGCCGACCCGCCCTCCCGCAAGCACGGCAACCCGCCGCAGTAA
- a CDS encoding ScbR family autoregulator-binding transcription factor translates to MARQQRALRTRQALITAAATVFDRDGFSVASLTAISSLAQVSNGALHFHFANKAALADAVEQAAAQRLQTIVTAHEGSAGNCLQLLVDTSHDLARRLAADVVLRAGFELGRNRVRGAGQALHRQWHAWVAAALERAAGEGVLGEVAPETVTSSVVAATTGFEVLGTRDPQWLSHATLTRFWQLLLPRLAAAPALTSLTAAGTRPH, encoded by the coding sequence ATGGCCCGACAGCAACGAGCGCTGCGCACCCGCCAGGCGCTGATCACGGCGGCCGCCACGGTCTTCGACCGCGACGGCTTCAGCGTGGCCTCGCTCACCGCGATCAGCTCCCTGGCCCAGGTGAGCAACGGAGCGCTCCACTTCCACTTCGCGAACAAGGCCGCCCTGGCCGACGCGGTGGAACAGGCCGCCGCCCAGCGGCTTCAGACCATCGTCACCGCCCACGAAGGCAGCGCCGGCAACTGCCTGCAGCTGCTCGTCGACACCTCCCACGACCTCGCCCGCCGGCTCGCCGCGGACGTGGTGCTGCGCGCCGGCTTCGAACTGGGCCGCAACCGGGTCCGCGGAGCGGGCCAGGCACTGCACCGCCAGTGGCACGCCTGGGTCGCAGCCGCCCTCGAACGCGCGGCCGGCGAAGGGGTGCTGGGCGAGGTCGCACCCGAGACGGTGACGTCCTCCGTGGTGGCCGCGACGACCGGCTTCGAGGTCCTGGGCACCCGCGACCCCCAGTGGCTCTCGCACGCCACCCTCACCCGCTTCTGGCAGCTCCTGCTGCCCCGGCTGGCCGCCGCCCCCGCCCTCACCTCCCTCACCGCCGCCGGCACCCGCCCCCACTGA
- a CDS encoding AfsR/SARP family transcriptional regulator, which yields MDIEVLGALSVREHGVSITPTAPKPRQVLALLALHADRVVPVSCLIEELWDDEPPRSARTTLQTYVLQLRELIGAALAAGGERDVTAKDVLVTLPGGYRLDSRGGRVDFREFEQRAGAGYRAVDAEDFTGAARRLREALALWTGTALADVSAGSRLGLEVKRLEELRLCALDQRIEADLRLGRHRELLSELTVLVNRHRMHESLHGQFMVALHRSGRRGEALSVYQRLRATLVHELGLEPSTTISRLQRSILTAAAETAPARGPEATGRAVARVG from the coding sequence GTGGACATCGAAGTTCTGGGCGCGCTGTCCGTACGCGAGCACGGCGTCTCGATCACACCGACCGCCCCGAAACCGCGTCAGGTGCTGGCCCTGCTGGCCCTGCACGCCGACCGGGTGGTCCCCGTCTCCTGCCTGATCGAGGAGCTGTGGGACGACGAGCCGCCGCGCAGCGCCCGCACCACCCTGCAGACCTATGTGCTGCAGCTGCGCGAGCTCATCGGCGCCGCGCTGGCCGCCGGCGGCGAACGCGACGTCACCGCCAAGGACGTCCTGGTCACCCTGCCCGGCGGCTACCGCCTGGACAGCCGGGGCGGCCGGGTCGACTTCCGCGAGTTCGAGCAGCGCGCCGGGGCCGGCTACCGGGCCGTGGACGCCGAGGACTTCACGGGCGCCGCACGCAGGCTGCGCGAGGCCCTGGCACTGTGGACCGGCACCGCGCTGGCCGACGTGAGCGCCGGCAGCCGGCTCGGCCTGGAGGTCAAGCGCCTGGAGGAGTTGCGGCTGTGCGCGCTGGACCAGCGCATCGAGGCCGACCTCAGACTCGGCCGCCACCGCGAACTGCTGTCCGAGCTGACCGTCCTGGTCAACCGGCACCGGATGCACGAGAGCCTGCACGGCCAGTTCATGGTGGCCCTGCACCGCTCGGGACGGCGCGGCGAGGCGTTGAGCGTCTACCAGCGGCTGCGGGCCACCCTCGTGCACGAGCTGGGACTCGAACCGTCGACGACGATCAGCCGGCTCCAGCGCTCCATCCTCACGGCCGCCGCGGAGACCGCCCCGGCCCGCGGCCCGGAGGCCACCGGCCGGGCCGTGGCCCGCGTGGGCTGA
- a CDS encoding IS110 family transposase, with protein sequence MTMLAEHVDGVIGVDTHRDTLAAAAVSPIGAVLASTDSPAHARGYRRLLDFARQQVPGRRCWALEGIGSYGAGLAAFLDQAGEQVVEVCRPKRAANRGGRKTDMLDAVRAAKEALTTEHLIQPRLRGEREALRVLLATRHGAVLASTAAINQLKALIVSAPDGLRSELRKLKRLEQIAYCAQFRDRPAQDLEHRMTVRAMRSTAQRVQALQAEAKGLENEILTLVRHQAPALLNLLGVGPITAAQILVSWSHQGRFRSEAAFASFAGVSPIPASSGLTNRHRLNRSGDRQLNRAMHTITLIRMRLDPSTKTYVARKIAEGKTSRDAQRCLKRVICRQVFKILERSDRNQLGNVEALTQAA encoded by the coding sequence ATGACCATGCTCGCAGAACACGTCGATGGCGTCATCGGCGTCGACACCCACCGCGACACCCTCGCCGCGGCCGCCGTCAGCCCCATCGGCGCCGTGCTGGCCAGCACCGATTCCCCGGCCCACGCCCGCGGCTACCGACGCCTGCTGGACTTCGCCCGCCAGCAGGTCCCCGGCCGCCGCTGCTGGGCCCTGGAAGGCATCGGCAGCTACGGCGCCGGCCTCGCGGCCTTCCTGGACCAGGCCGGCGAGCAGGTCGTCGAGGTCTGCCGCCCAAAACGAGCGGCCAACCGCGGCGGCCGCAAGACCGACATGCTCGACGCCGTCCGGGCCGCCAAGGAGGCCCTGACCACCGAGCATCTGATCCAGCCCCGCCTCCGCGGCGAACGCGAGGCACTGCGGGTGCTGCTTGCCACCCGTCACGGCGCGGTCCTCGCTTCCACCGCCGCGATCAACCAGCTTAAGGCCCTGATCGTCTCCGCGCCGGACGGCCTCCGCTCCGAGCTGCGAAAGCTCAAGCGCCTCGAACAGATCGCCTACTGCGCTCAGTTCCGCGACCGCCCGGCCCAGGACCTGGAGCACCGGATGACGGTGCGGGCCATGCGGTCCACGGCCCAACGCGTCCAGGCCCTGCAGGCCGAGGCCAAGGGGCTCGAGAACGAGATCCTCACGCTGGTGCGGCACCAGGCCCCCGCGCTTCTCAACCTGCTCGGAGTCGGACCGATCACCGCCGCCCAGATCTTGGTCAGCTGGTCTCACCAGGGACGATTCCGCTCGGAAGCCGCCTTCGCCTCCTTCGCTGGAGTCTCGCCGATCCCTGCCTCGTCCGGGCTGACCAACCGACACCGGCTCAACCGCAGCGGCGACCGGCAGCTCAACCGGGCCATGCACACGATCACCTTGATCCGGATGCGGCTCGATCCCTCTACGAAGACGTACGTCGCACGCAAGATCGCCGAAGGTAAGACCTCCCGTGACGCGCAGCGATGCCTCAAGCGAGTGATCTGCCGCCAGGTCTTCAAGATCCTTGAGCGCTCCGACCGGAACCAACTCGGCAACGTCGAAGCACTCACTCAAGCGGCTTGA